One region of Channa argus isolate prfri chromosome 20, Channa argus male v1.0, whole genome shotgun sequence genomic DNA includes:
- the sgca gene encoding alpha-sarcoglycan isoform X2 — protein sequence MRETFQNDFEPLSKLYAGHLYNDPMIFKCNKQNFPDLPEWLRFTQRHPYDNGFLYGTPTSPGKSIIEIYAINKRNYETVRHLLVIQILAEKLLPYQAEFFIKLREIEKVLPSSVQDDIKQDLQNLWKTKDLEVVNMTNALDRGGRVPLPLAGHFEGVYVKVGSKQYFSDCLLRVMTSEHQRQCTAGAKVKVPGGCNFCRHPSNCITWCKTELIDLTKQEPAPPAPTMTSGILVDGGDLNPPESPPSRDYLPDYIVTVIVPLILAIILCLLLVYIMFGRREGVAKRNAKTDQIQLHHHHTIHGNTDELRSMAGNRSVPPPLSTLPMFNSRTGERVPPLQSDSPTLPLIMAQHDPYSDTLPRK from the exons ATGAGAGAGACTTTCCAGAATGACTTTGAACCTTTGTCAAAACTCTATG CTGGGCATTTGTATAATGACCCCatgatttttaaatgcaacaagCAGAATTTCCCAGACCTCCCAGAATGGCTGCGCTTCACCCAAAGGCACCCCTACGATAACGGCTTCCTGTATGGCACACCAACATCTCCAGGAAAAAGTATAATTGAG ATCTATGCCATCAACAAACGGAACTATGAAACAGTCAGGCATCTACTAGTAATTCAGATCCTTGCAG AGAAGTTGTTGCCCTACCAAGCGGAGTTCTTCATCAAGCTGAGGGAGATTGAGAAGGTACTGCCCTCTTCTGTTCAGGATGACATAAAACAGGATTTACAGAACCTGTGGAAAACAAAGGATTTGGAAGTTGTCAATATGACTAACGCCCTCGATCGTGGCGGCAGAGTTCCTCTCCCTCTTGCTGGACATTTTGAAGG tgtgtatgtgaagGTGGGGTCCAAGCAGTATTTCTCTGACTGTCTCCTGCGGGTGATGACATCAGAGCACCAGAGGCAGTGCACAGCAGGGGCCAAAGTCAAGGTCCCTGGAGGCTGTAACTTCTGCAGGCATCCCAGCAACTGTATCACCTGGTGCAAGACGGAGCTG ATTGATCTGACCAAGCAGGAGCCGGCTCCACCTGCTCCAACGATGACGTCTGGGATTCTGGTGGATGGAGGTGACTTGAACCCTCCGGAGTCTCCCCCAAGTCGAGACTATTTACCAGACTACATTGTGACAGTGATTGTGCCCCTGATCCTCGCCATCATCCTGTGTCTGCTGTTGGTCTACATCATGTTTGGCAGGCGAGAGGGAGT tgcaAAAAGAAACGCAAAGACCGACCA AATTCAgctgcaccaccaccacaccATCCACGGGAACACAGATGAGCTGAGAAGCATGGCTGGAAACCGAAGCGTTCCTCCACCTCTGTCCACGCTGCCCATGTTCAACAGCCGGACTGGGGAGAGGGTTCCACCGCTGCAATCAGACAGCCCTACCCTCCCCCTCATCATGGCCCAGCA TGATCCCTACAGCGACACGCTACCCAG GAAATAA
- the sgca gene encoding alpha-sarcoglycan isoform X1: protein MAGCGSWLFFSTVCALSFFGANAEIKISIPVGKFFTYELMRETFQNDFEPLSKLYAGHLYNDPMIFKCNKQNFPDLPEWLRFTQRHPYDNGFLYGTPTSPGKSIIEIYAINKRNYETVRHLLVIQILAEKLLPYQAEFFIKLREIEKVLPSSVQDDIKQDLQNLWKTKDLEVVNMTNALDRGGRVPLPLAGHFEGVYVKVGSKQYFSDCLLRVMTSEHQRQCTAGAKVKVPGGCNFCRHPSNCITWCKTELIDLTKQEPAPPAPTMTSGILVDGGDLNPPESPPSRDYLPDYIVTVIVPLILAIILCLLLVYIMFGRREGVAKRNAKTDQIQLHHHHTIHGNTDELRSMAGNRSVPPPLSTLPMFNSRTGERVPPLQSDSPTLPLIMAQHDPYSDTLPRK, encoded by the exons ATGGCAGGCTGCGGGAGCTGGCTCTTTTTTTCAACAG tttGTGCTCTCAGTTTCTTTGGGGCCAATGCAGAGATCAAAATTTCCATTCCTGTGGGGAAGTTTTTTACATATGAGTTAATGAGAGAGACTTTCCAGAATGACTTTGAACCTTTGTCAAAACTCTATG CTGGGCATTTGTATAATGACCCCatgatttttaaatgcaacaagCAGAATTTCCCAGACCTCCCAGAATGGCTGCGCTTCACCCAAAGGCACCCCTACGATAACGGCTTCCTGTATGGCACACCAACATCTCCAGGAAAAAGTATAATTGAG ATCTATGCCATCAACAAACGGAACTATGAAACAGTCAGGCATCTACTAGTAATTCAGATCCTTGCAG AGAAGTTGTTGCCCTACCAAGCGGAGTTCTTCATCAAGCTGAGGGAGATTGAGAAGGTACTGCCCTCTTCTGTTCAGGATGACATAAAACAGGATTTACAGAACCTGTGGAAAACAAAGGATTTGGAAGTTGTCAATATGACTAACGCCCTCGATCGTGGCGGCAGAGTTCCTCTCCCTCTTGCTGGACATTTTGAAGG tgtgtatgtgaagGTGGGGTCCAAGCAGTATTTCTCTGACTGTCTCCTGCGGGTGATGACATCAGAGCACCAGAGGCAGTGCACAGCAGGGGCCAAAGTCAAGGTCCCTGGAGGCTGTAACTTCTGCAGGCATCCCAGCAACTGTATCACCTGGTGCAAGACGGAGCTG ATTGATCTGACCAAGCAGGAGCCGGCTCCACCTGCTCCAACGATGACGTCTGGGATTCTGGTGGATGGAGGTGACTTGAACCCTCCGGAGTCTCCCCCAAGTCGAGACTATTTACCAGACTACATTGTGACAGTGATTGTGCCCCTGATCCTCGCCATCATCCTGTGTCTGCTGTTGGTCTACATCATGTTTGGCAGGCGAGAGGGAGT tgcaAAAAGAAACGCAAAGACCGACCA AATTCAgctgcaccaccaccacaccATCCACGGGAACACAGATGAGCTGAGAAGCATGGCTGGAAACCGAAGCGTTCCTCCACCTCTGTCCACGCTGCCCATGTTCAACAGCCGGACTGGGGAGAGGGTTCCACCGCTGCAATCAGACAGCCCTACCCTCCCCCTCATCATGGCCCAGCA TGATCCCTACAGCGACACGCTACCCAG GAAATAA